One Vitis riparia cultivar Riparia Gloire de Montpellier isolate 1030 chromosome 4, EGFV_Vit.rip_1.0, whole genome shotgun sequence genomic window carries:
- the LOC117912718 gene encoding uncharacterized protein LOC117912718 produces the protein MKYLWQLVVVSHAYSLPSEVDWKSDLPNTPFPKAMRNLLMQPGDATPGSYDAVYGNPKKQGDATPGSYDAVYGNPNKQGDAAPVTGSYDAVYGNPKKQGDATPGSYDAVYGNPNKQEDATPGSYDAVYGNPNKQGDAAPVTGSYDAVYGNPTKQGDASPVTGSYDAVYGNPKKQGAATPVTGPYDAVYGNPKKQGDATPITGSYDAVYGNPQKIVGSSINAHKDASPIAGYDAVYRNPQKAGGSSINAQKDASSIAGYDAVHGSAQKVGESSINAHKDANSIAGYYAAYGNPRDAGESSIDAGKPSPTASYRTVYGNPRKASGSTDINAGKPSRTMQYERVYGNPQKAGGSSVSAGKNSPTCNKDTKMVQYSNVFLEKDLHPGLNDEQIIQKTIEECEKPAIEGERSMCEIVGVPNRFQHFKVGKNIRALPNVVEGEIQEYKFGEGAKMLGEKSVVCHQLTIICCALCHAFHDKNLQGSIVELMEPEFKL, from the exons ATGAAGTACTTGTGGCAGCTGGTGGTGGTCAGCCATGCTTATTCTCTACCTTCCGAGGTTGATTGGAAGTCGGATTTGCCTAACACTCCCTTCCCGAAAGCTATGCGGAATCTCTTAATGCAGCCTG GAGATGCTACCCCCGGATCATATGATGCAGTCTATGGAAACCCCAAAAAACAAGGAGATGCTACCCCCGGATCATATGATGCAGTCTATGGAAACCCCAACAAACAAGGAGATGCTGCCCCAGTTACCGGATCATATGATGCAGTCTATGGAAACCCCAAAAAACAAGGAGATGCTACCCCCGGATCATATGATGCAGTCTATGGAAACCCCAACAAACAAGAAGATGCCACCCCCGGGTCATATGATGCAGTCTATGGAAACCCCAACAAACAAGGAGATGCTGCCCCAGTTACCGGATCATATGATGCAGTCTATGGAAACCCCACAAAACAAGGAGATGCTTCCCCAGTTACCGGATCATATGATGCAGTCTATGGAAACCCTAAAAAACAAGGAGCTGCTACTCCAGTTACCGGACCATATGATGCAGTCTACGGAAACCCCAAAAAACAAGGGGATGCTACCCCAATCACCGGATCATATGATGCAGTGTATGGAAACCCTCAAAAAATTGTAGGAAGTTCCATTAATGCTCATAAGGATGCCAGCCCAATTGCCGGATATGATGCAGTTTATAGAAACCCTCAAAAAGCAGGAGGAAGTTCTATTAATGCTCAGAAGGATGCTAGCTCAATTGCTGGATATGATGCAGTCCACGGAAGCGCTCAAAAAGTAGGTGAAAGTTCCATCAATGCCCACAAGGATGCCAACTCAATTGCCGGATATTATGCAGCCTATGGAAACCCTCGAGATGCAGGTGAAAGTTCTATTGATGCTGGCAAGCCTAGCCCAACTGCCTCATATCGGACTGTTTACGGAAATCCTCGAAAAGCAAGTGGAAGCACTGATATCAATGCTGGTAAGCCTAGTAGAACTATGCAATACGAGAGGGTCTACGGAAATCCTCAAAAAGCAGGCGGAAGTTCTGTAAGCGCGGGCAAAAATAGTCCAACATGCAACAAGGACACCAAGATGGTACAGTACAGTAATGTGTTCTTGGAAAAAGACCTGCATCCTGGACTAAATGATG AGCAGATAATACAGAAAACAATAGAAGAATGTGAGAAGCCGGCCATAGAAGGAGAAAGAAGTATGTGCGAGATCGTTGGAGTCCCTAATCGATTTCAGCACTTCAAAGTTGGAAAAAACATTCGAGCACTCCCAAATGTGGTGGAAGGGGAAATCCAGGAATATAAATTTGGAGAGGGAGCGAAGATGCTTGGAGAGAAATCAGTGGTGTGCCACCAGCTGACTATCATATGCTGTGCTCTTTGCCATGCATTTCATGACAAAAATTTACAAGGTTCCATTGTGGAGCTGATGGAACCAGAGTTCAAGCTTTAG